The window CGGAAGAGTTCAGGATGCACCGCCGAGTCAATCCTCCCCGCTTCCGCTCTTCCCCGCTTCCGCTTGTCCCCGCTTCCGCTCCCAGACCCAGCCTTCGTACTTTCTCCCCACTGCACCGACGCCAGGAGGCCTATGGAGATACCCTCTGTTCAAGGGTTCGGATCTGAACTGATGCCGCTGGAGCGACCCGCGACGGTCGCCGAGCGCAAGCGCACGCTCCGGATCGGCGTCCCGAGGGAGGCCTCGGGCGAGGAGCGGCGCGTGGCCCTCGCCCCCTACGGGGCCGGCATCCTCGCGGCGGCCGGCCACAAGGTCACCGTCGAGCGCGGCGCGGGGGCTACGGCCCACTTCACCGACGCCGAGTACGCCGACGCCGGGGCCGAACTCGTCGACGAGGCGGGCGAGGTCTACAGCCAGTCCGAACTCGTCGTCAAGGTCTTCCCGCCGGACGCCGACGAGCTCGCGCTCGTCCAGGAGAAGCAGGTGCTCATCTCGGCGCTCCACCTCGGCAACATGACGCCGGACTTCCTGCGCCGCCTGATGGAGCTGCGCGTGACCGGGATCGGGTTCGAGTTCATCACGGAGGCCGACGGCACGCTCCCGATTGTGCGGATGATGCACGAAATCTCCGGCTCGATGGCGATCCAGGTGGCCGCTCGCCTGCTGGAGAGCTCCGAGGGCGGGCGCGGCGTGATGCTCGGCGGCATCTCCGGCGTGCCCCCGGCGACGGTCGTCATCCTCGGCGCGGGCGTCGTCGGCGAGTGGGCGGCGCGGACGGCGCTCGGCTACGGGGCCCATGTGATCGTGCTCGACACCGACCTCGCCGCGCTCCGCTCCCTCGAACACTACCTCGACCGGCGCATCACGACGGCGATGGCGAACGCGCAGTACGTCCGCCAGGCCGTGCAGCGGGCCGACGTCGTGATCGGCGCGATGATGTCCGGCGGCCAGCGCTCGCCGGTCCTCGTCACGCGCGAGGCCGTCGCCTCGATGCACCCCGGCTCGGTGATCGTCGACCTCGTCACCGACCAGGGCGGCTGCATCGAGACGAGCCACCCGACGACGCACTCGGAGCCGACCTACGTCGACGAGGAGGTCGTCCACTACTGCGTCCCGAACATGCCCTCGAACGCGGCGCGCACGGCGACCTACGCCCTCACGAACGTGCTCACGCCCTACCTCCTCGACATCGGCGAGGCGACCTCGATCAACGAGGCGCTGTGGCAGAACACGAGCCTCCGCAGCGGGACCTACGTCTACCGGGGCCACCTGACGAAAAAGAGCCTCGCGCTCATCTTCGGGATGCCCCACCGCGACATCGACCTCCTGATCGCCTCCGGCATTTAGGCGTCTACCTCGACCTCGCCGCGCGCGAGGTAGTCCTCGCCGATGATGAAGTCGAGCGACTTGAGAAACGTTGGGAGGTGCGGCCGGCCGAACGGGGCCGAGCTGATGGCGGCGTAGTAGAGCGTGCCGTCCGGGCGGACGAGGAAGAGGCCAGGCTCGGCGAAGAGGTCGGGTTCGCCGTCCTTGATGGCGCGGCTGAAGTAGAGGCCCCACGCCCGCGCCGTCGCCGCCTCCAGCCCGTAGCCGAGCGGAAGGCTCTCGATGCTCCAGTCCATGCGCGCCTTGCGGGCGCGCGCCTCGGCGTCCATGCTCACCGCCACCACCTCGACCCCGCGCTCGGCGTAGCCGCCTTGGAGGTCAGTCAGGGTCTCGAGGTAGCGCTTGCAGATCGGGCAGTGGAGGCCGCGGTAGACCACGACGAGCGTGAAGTGCCTGGGCGAGCGGCCGGCCAGCGACCAGGCGCCGCCATCGAGGAGGGGGAAGGAGAGGTCGGGTGCCGGGTGGCGAGGAAGGGGAGCGGACATCGAATCTTGGCGTAGAGAGAGGGGTACACGGGGTAGCCCCGAGCCTGTCCGAAGCTGCCTCTCCACGCACCCCGCCGCCATGCGCATTGTTTCCCTCCTCCCCGCCGCCACCGACTGGCTCGTCGCCTTCGGCGCGGCCGGCTCCGTCGTCGGGCGCTCCCACGAGTGCGACGCCCCGGAGGTCGCCGGCGCGCCCGTCGTCTCCCGCCCGACGGTCCCGACCGAGGGCGACTCGGCCGCCATCGACGCCGTCGTGCAGGGCACGCTCTCGGAGGGGCTGAGCTTATACGACGTCGACCTCGGCGCCCTCCGCGCTCTTGCGCCCGACCTCGTCGTGACGCAGGCGCAGTGCGCCGTCTGCGCGGTCGACCTCCCGACGCTCGAACGGACTCTCGCCGACTGGACCGACGGGCAGCCCGCGCTCTTCTCGATGGAGCCGATGACCTACAAGCAGGTCCTGGACGCTGCGCTCCGGCTTGGCCGCGCGGCCGGCCGGCTGCCTGGGGCGATGCCGGCGGTCGCCGAGGGCGAGGTGCGGCTGAAGCGGTTGCAGGACCGGCTTGGCCTCAGCCGGCGCGACGACCCGGAGGACTACCCGGCCGTGGCCTGCGTCGAGTGGATCGAGCCGCTGATGACGGCGGGGCACTGGACGCCGGACCTCGTGCGCCTCGCTGGCGGCCGCGCTGTCTGCGCCGAGGCAGGGGCCCCGTCGCAATACGTCGATTGGCACGCCCTCGTCGAAGCCGACCCCGACGTGATCGCCGTCACGGCCTGCGGGCTGACCGTCGACCAAGCCCTCGCCGACCTCCATTACCTCACCGAGCGGCCGGCCTGGACATCGCTCCGCGCCGTCCGTGACGGCCGCGTGTTCGCCTTTGACGGCAACGCCTACTTCAACCGGCCCGGGCCCGGCCTCGTCCGCTCGGTCGAACTCCTGGCCGCCGCCCTCCACGGCGACCGCGCCGGCATCGAGGCCGAGGCGTGGGAGATGGCGAGCGCCAGCGGGCAGCGAACGGCAGGCAGCGAGCAGAAAGCGGGCATGCTCCCGTCGTAGCTTCTCGCTATGGCCTTCGACCCCGACGCCCCGCTCACCGTCGCCGAGATCAGCCTCGACGCGCTTCGGGCCAACCTCCGCTCGATGCGGGCGCTCGCGGGCGAAGCCGAGGTCGTCGGGATCGTCAAAGCAAACGCGTACGGGCACGGCGTCGACCTCGTCGCGCCGGTGCTGCGGGAGGAGGGCGTCGGGTTCTTCGCCGTGGCGACAGTCGCGGAGGGCATCGAGCTTCGCAGCCTCGGCGTCACCGAGCGGATCCTCGTCTTCGCCGCGCCGCTGCCCGAGCAGCTTCCGGCCTACGCCGCGCACGGCCTGGAGGCGACGGTCTCGTCGGTCCAGGTTGCCGAGGCTGCCGCCGCGCTCGGCGAGGCGCTCCGAGTTCACGTCAAGGTCGATACCGGGATGGGGCGGATCGGCCTCGCGCCGGGCGAGGTCGCCGAGGCGATGCGCCTGCTCCGCGCCGCGCCGGCCGTCGAGGTGGCCGGCCTGTGGACCCACTTCGCAACGGCCGACGAGCCGGACGCGGCCTTCGCCCGCACCCAACTCGGCCGGTTCGAGGCGGTGCTGGCCGAGGTCGGGGAGCCGCTGCCGCCGCTCCACCTTGCCAACACGGGGGCCCTCCTCCAGCTTCCCGAGGCCATGCAGCGCCGCGCCTTCGTCCGCGCCGGGGGCTACCTCTACGGGCTGCCGTCGTCCGACTTCGTCGCCGAGCGCGCCGACGTTCGGCCGGTGATGCGGCTCGTCACCCGCGTCGTCCACGTCAAGACCGTCGCGCCGGGCGACACCGTCTCCTACGGCCGGACGTGGACCGCCGACGCCCCGACGCGCATCGCCACGCTCGCCGTCGGCTACGGCGACGGCTACCCGCGCGGGCTCTCGAACCGGGGCGAAATCGGGATCGGTGGGCAGCACTACCCGGTCGCCGGGCGCGTCTGCATGGACATGACGATGCTCGACCTCGGGCGGCCCGGCGGCGGAGCATCCGTTGCCGCCGGCGACGAGGCCGTCCTCTTCGGGCCGGGCGGCCCGTCCGTGACCGAGGTAGCGGCGGCGATAGGCGAGATGGCCTACATCCTCCCGACCGGCCTCACCGCCCGCGTCCCCCGCATGCCGGTGTGAGCCTTCTGCTCGAACGCGCAGTCGCCGGGTAAGGGGCGCGGAGAACCCGCGCATCGGATGTGCTATTTTCCGCTCGCTGCCCACTGCCCGCTGCCCGCCGTGTACGTCCCCGACTACAACAAGCCCGAGGCCCCCGGCCTCGCGATGAACTTCGACAACTCGGTCTCGCTCTACCACATCGTGGCGGCGGAGGACTCGTTCGGGCGGGCCGCGCAGGACGTCGTCGCCCTGCTCCGCGAGGCGCAGACCCGCTACCCCGGCTGGCCCCGCGTGTTCTACCTCGACATCCTCGGCCACGCCGACGCCGAGGGCCGCCTCGACGAGGACTTCGTCGAGTTCCAGCAGGAATTCTTCTTCTCGGTCGTGGCCCCGTTCCTGACGGCGTTCGAGCTGCCGCTCACGGGCGGCCTCGTCAACCCGGAGCCGCAGCGCAACGACGTGCCGGACCGGCTCCAGATCGGCGATGGATAAGCGGGCTCGCGGCGGCTATCTTCCGGGCTTCACCAGCCCGTCGATCGCATGCTCTACCGTTTCGCCGCCCTCGCGCTCCTCGCCGCTCCCGTCGCCGCGCAGCCGACGCTGACGGTCGAGCAGATCACGCAGGACCCCGAGACGTGGATCGGGGCGTGGCCGTCGGACGTGTTCTGGACCGACGCGGGCGAGCACGTCTACTTCCGCTGGAATCCGCAGGGTCAGTTCCCGGCCGACTCGCTCTACAAGGTCGTGCCCGGCGAGACAGACCCGGTGCGGGTGACGCCGGCCGAGCGCCTCGCCCTCCCGCCGCGCTTCGACGGGTGGCACGCGGACCGGCTCGCCTACGACCCCGACTTCCAGCGCCGCGTCTTCGAGCGCGACGGCGACGTGTGGCTCTACGATCTCGCCTCGGGTGACCTCCGGCGGCTGACCGAGACGCGGGCGCGCGAATCCAGCCCCCGGTTCTCGCCCGACGGCCGGCGCGTCGTCTTCGAGCAGGGCGACGCGCTCTACGCCCTCGACCTCGCCACGGTCGCGGTCCGGCAGCGGACTGATCTGCGCGAAGGCACCGAGCCGGAGGAGGACGCGCCGAGCGAGCAGGACGCCTTTCTCGAACGTCAGCAACGTGGCCTCTTCGACGTGCTCCGCGAGGCAGCGCGGGAGGACTCGCTGCGGGACGCCGCCGAGGAGACCGAAGCGGCAGCGCGCGACCTCCCGCCGACCTACTACGCCGGTGACCGGGACGTGCAGCAACTGACGCTCAGCCCGGACGAGCGCTTCGTCACCTTCGTCCTCCGCGACGGAGCCGAGCCGACCACGACGAGCATGACAGACTACGTCACGCAGTCGGGCTATGCCGAAGAGCTGACGGCCCGCCCGAAGGTCGGGGCACCGGGCGACCGCCACGAACTGGTCGTCCAGGACCTCGCGCGCGACACGAGCTACACGGTCGACCTGACGACGCTGCCGGGGGCGTTCGACCCGACTGACGTGGCTGCCGAGCGCGGGGAGACGGCTGACTCCAGCCGGGTGCTCGTGCCCTTCGGGCCGAGGTGGAGCCCGGACGGGCGCTACGCCGTGCTCGACGTGCGGACGCGCGACAACAAGGACCGCTGGATCGCCCGCCTCGACGCCGAAGCCGGGACGGTCACGAGCCTGGACCGGCAGCGCGACGAGGCCTGGATCGCCGGGCCAGGGATCGCGTGGTGGGTCGGCGAGAGCGCGGGCGGCTGGCTCCCGGACAGCCGCACCTACTGGTTCCAGAGCGAGGCGTCGGGCTACAGCCACCTCTGGACGGTGGATGTGGCGACAGGGCAGACCCGGCAACTGACGGAAGGCGACTTCGAGGTGAGCGACGTGCAGCTTTCGCGCGATGGGCAGTGGTGGTACTTCGCTAGCAGCGAAGGCTCGCCCTACGAGCGGCACTACTACCGGATGCCCCTGGAGGGAGGCGCGCGCGACCGGCTGACGCGGCTCCCCGGCCGTAACGACGCGGAGCTCAGCCCGGCCGAAGACTGGCTCGGCATCCTCCACAGCCGGAGCAACCACCCACCCGAGGTCCTCGTCGAGCCGCCGTTCGTCGGCGAGACCGCAGAGGGCCGGCAGCCGCCGATCCGTCAGGTCACCGACTCGACGACGGACGACTGGAACGCCTACCCGTGGCGCCCAGCCGAGATCGTCACGATCCCGGCGAGCGACGGGGCTGAGGTCCCGGCGCGCATCTACCGGCCCGAGAGTCCGAACGGGGCTGCGGTCTTCTTCGTCCACGGCGCAGGCTACCTCCAGAACGCCCACCGCTGGTGGAGCAGCTACGTCCGCGAGTACCAGTTCCACAACCTCCTCGCCGACCGGGGCTACCTCGTGCTCGACATCGATTTCCGGGGCTCGGCGGGCTATGGGCGCGACTGGCGCACCGCGATCTACCGCCACATGGGCGGGCGCGACCTCCAGGACTACGTCGACGCGAGCCGCTGGGTCGGGAGCGAGTTCGGGATCGAGCCCGAGCGCGTGGCGATCTACGGCGGGTCGTACGGCGGTTTCCTCACGCTGATGGCGCTCTTCACCGAGCCCGAGCACTTCGGCGGCGGCGCGGCGCTCCGGTCCGTCACCGACTGGGCGCACTACAACCACGTCTACACCTCCAACATCCTCAACACGCCCGCCGAAGACTCGCTCGCCTACGCCCGTTCGTCGCCGATCAACTTCGCCAGCGGCCTCGCCGACCCACTCCTGATGACGCACGGCCTCGTCGACACAAACGTGCAGCCGCAGGACATCTTCCGGCTCTCGCAGCGCCTCATCGAACTCGGCAAGACCGGCTGGGAGTTGGCCCTCGCCCCGGTTGAGGGCCACGGCTACGCCGAGCCGTCGAGCTGGACCGACAAGATGCGCCGCATCCTCGACCTGATCGAGCGCACCGTCGGGCCGGGGCGCGGAGGCAGCAAGACCGAGGGGTGAGCCGAGATTTTTCGCCCGGCGGCGGGGCACAATTCCGTCGGGGCGGGGTAAGGCACACCCATTTCTCACATATCCGCTCCTGCCATGATCTCGCTCTCCGCTGCGCTCGACCTCCTCAAGCAGACCGGCCGGGAGGTCGCCGACGACAACTGCACCAGCATGAGCGCGGCGATCGCCTACTACACGCTGCTCTCGCTCCCGCCGCTGCTCGCAACCCTCGTCGGGGTGGCGGGCGCAGTCTTCGGGGCCGAGACCGTGCAGGAGCAAATCACGGGGCAGCTAGGTAGCCTGCTCGGCGAGAGCGGGGGCGACGAGGTGCGGACGATGATCGAGAACGCGAGCACGCTCGGCGGCGGGTCCGTGGGCGGCAAAGTGCTCGCCCTGCTCGCCCTCCTGCTCGGGGCGACGGGGGCGTTCGTGCAGCTTCAGCAGTCGCTTAACCGCGCCTGGGAGGTCCAGCCCGACGACTCCGGGAGCGGTGTCGTGAGCTTCCTCACGAAGCGCGTGCTCTCGTTCGGCATGGTGCTCACGATCGCGTTTCTGCTCATCGTCTCGCTCGCGGCGAGTGCGCTCCTCTCGGGGCTGTTTGGCGTGGTCGAGGAAGCGCTCGGATCGGTAGGGGCTGTCTTCGCCTACGCCGGCCAGCTCGCGGTCAGCCTCGCGCTGTTCGCGTTCCTGTTCGCCGCCATCTTCAAGGTCCTCCCCGACGCGCACATCTCGTGGCGCGACGTGTGGGTCGGGGGGGCGGCGACGGCGCTGCTCTTCGTGCTCGGCAAGTTCCTGATCGGGTTCTACCTCGGGCGCTCGGACCCGGGCGAGGCGTTCGGGGCGGCGGGGTCGGTCGTGGTCATCCTCGT is drawn from Bacteroidota bacterium and contains these coding sequences:
- a CDS encoding alanine dehydrogenase, with the protein product MEIPSVQGFGSELMPLERPATVAERKRTLRIGVPREASGEERRVALAPYGAGILAAAGHKVTVERGAGATAHFTDAEYADAGAELVDEAGEVYSQSELVVKVFPPDADELALVQEKQVLISALHLGNMTPDFLRRLMELRVTGIGFEFITEADGTLPIVRMMHEISGSMAIQVAARLLESSEGGRGVMLGGISGVPPATVVILGAGVVGEWAARTALGYGAHVIVLDTDLAALRSLEHYLDRRITTAMANAQYVRQAVQRADVVIGAMMSGGQRSPVLVTREAVASMHPGSVIVDLVTDQGGCIETSHPTTHSEPTYVDEEVVHYCVPNMPSNAARTATYALTNVLTPYLLDIGEATSINEALWQNTSLRSGTYVYRGHLTKKSLALIFGMPHRDIDLLIASGI
- a CDS encoding peroxiredoxin-like family protein, translating into MSAPLPRHPAPDLSFPLLDGGAWSLAGRSPRHFTLVVVYRGLHCPICKRYLETLTDLQGGYAERGVEVVAVSMDAEARARKARMDWSIESLPLGYGLEAATARAWGLYFSRAIKDGEPDLFAEPGLFLVRPDGTLYYAAISSAPFGRPHLPTFLKSLDFIIGEDYLARGEVEVDA
- a CDS encoding ABC transporter substrate-binding protein; the encoded protein is MRIVSLLPAATDWLVAFGAAGSVVGRSHECDAPEVAGAPVVSRPTVPTEGDSAAIDAVVQGTLSEGLSLYDVDLGALRALAPDLVVTQAQCAVCAVDLPTLERTLADWTDGQPALFSMEPMTYKQVLDAALRLGRAAGRLPGAMPAVAEGEVRLKRLQDRLGLSRRDDPEDYPAVACVEWIEPLMTAGHWTPDLVRLAGGRAVCAEAGAPSQYVDWHALVEADPDVIAVTACGLTVDQALADLHYLTERPAWTSLRAVRDGRVFAFDGNAYFNRPGPGLVRSVELLAAALHGDRAGIEAEAWEMASASGQRTAGSEQKAGMLPS
- the alr gene encoding alanine racemase, producing MAFDPDAPLTVAEISLDALRANLRSMRALAGEAEVVGIVKANAYGHGVDLVAPVLREEGVGFFAVATVAEGIELRSLGVTERILVFAAPLPEQLPAYAAHGLEATVSSVQVAEAAAALGEALRVHVKVDTGMGRIGLAPGEVAEAMRLLRAAPAVEVAGLWTHFATADEPDAAFARTQLGRFEAVLAEVGEPLPPLHLANTGALLQLPEAMQRRAFVRAGGYLYGLPSSDFVAERADVRPVMRLVTRVVHVKTVAPGDTVSYGRTWTADAPTRIATLAVGYGDGYPRGLSNRGEIGIGGQHYPVAGRVCMDMTMLDLGRPGGGASVAAGDEAVLFGPGGPSVTEVAAAIGEMAYILPTGLTARVPRMPV
- a CDS encoding prolyl oligopeptidase family serine peptidase, with the translated sequence MLYRFAALALLAAPVAAQPTLTVEQITQDPETWIGAWPSDVFWTDAGEHVYFRWNPQGQFPADSLYKVVPGETDPVRVTPAERLALPPRFDGWHADRLAYDPDFQRRVFERDGDVWLYDLASGDLRRLTETRARESSPRFSPDGRRVVFEQGDALYALDLATVAVRQRTDLREGTEPEEDAPSEQDAFLERQQRGLFDVLREAAREDSLRDAAEETEAAARDLPPTYYAGDRDVQQLTLSPDERFVTFVLRDGAEPTTTSMTDYVTQSGYAEELTARPKVGAPGDRHELVVQDLARDTSYTVDLTTLPGAFDPTDVAAERGETADSSRVLVPFGPRWSPDGRYAVLDVRTRDNKDRWIARLDAEAGTVTSLDRQRDEAWIAGPGIAWWVGESAGGWLPDSRTYWFQSEASGYSHLWTVDVATGQTRQLTEGDFEVSDVQLSRDGQWWYFASSEGSPYERHYYRMPLEGGARDRLTRLPGRNDAELSPAEDWLGILHSRSNHPPEVLVEPPFVGETAEGRQPPIRQVTDSTTDDWNAYPWRPAEIVTIPASDGAEVPARIYRPESPNGAAVFFVHGAGYLQNAHRWWSSYVREYQFHNLLADRGYLVLDIDFRGSAGYGRDWRTAIYRHMGGRDLQDYVDASRWVGSEFGIEPERVAIYGGSYGGFLTLMALFTEPEHFGGGAALRSVTDWAHYNHVYTSNILNTPAEDSLAYARSSPINFASGLADPLLMTHGLVDTNVQPQDIFRLSQRLIELGKTGWELALAPVEGHGYAEPSSWTDKMRRILDLIERTVGPGRGGSKTEG
- a CDS encoding YihY/virulence factor BrkB family protein, with protein sequence MISLSAALDLLKQTGREVADDNCTSMSAAIAYYTLLSLPPLLATLVGVAGAVFGAETVQEQITGQLGSLLGESGGDEVRTMIENASTLGGGSVGGKVLALLALLLGATGAFVQLQQSLNRAWEVQPDDSGSGVVSFLTKRVLSFGMVLTIAFLLIVSLAASALLSGLFGVVEEALGSVGAVFAYAGQLAVSLALFAFLFAAIFKVLPDAHISWRDVWVGGAATALLFVLGKFLIGFYLGRSDPGEAFGAAGSVVVILVWIYYTALILLVGAEFTQVWARRFGSRIVPDEDAVRVVETERVVRTSASPPEAEEPAEREEATAPDAAHPYAAPRDPQPRSGWNE